One window of Chitinispirillales bacterium ANBcel5 genomic DNA carries:
- the lepB gene encoding signal peptidase I, whose product MLNANNYSDLRISIYRSLKSFTVLIIAGLIIKGVVFDSVSVQGNQMYPTLVRGDRIVYLKTPFVFPFSLFLSPPQEGTPVIFSMPQDYYSNILRVGALSGNTVKVNEGVFFRDGKGIEGPVSKSRPEEILPKEYSPRDFMESYYIPAPGDTVQFSDLSIRDFFFSFSLLKQENPSKDVTFEARLYRNDELLENFVIENFSLYQGPLDSLPAQLRQDWLFWERLRVYLDQSFTTPPHLSFEVYLEEERVESFVLNNDYIFLLADNWKEGTDSRYFGPVRSSKVRGRPFSVLWSRGQGQSRVETLTARFGRFIK is encoded by the coding sequence ATGCTCAATGCAAATAACTATTCGGATCTGCGCATCTCAATCTACAGAAGTTTAAAATCCTTTACTGTTCTGATTATCGCAGGTCTGATCATTAAGGGTGTGGTGTTTGATTCTGTTTCTGTCCAGGGAAACCAGATGTATCCCACACTTGTCCGGGGTGACAGAATCGTGTATTTGAAGACCCCGTTTGTTTTTCCATTTTCTCTCTTTTTATCCCCACCTCAAGAGGGAACACCGGTGATTTTTTCCATGCCTCAGGATTATTATTCAAACATCTTGCGTGTGGGCGCGCTCTCAGGTAACACTGTTAAGGTAAATGAGGGGGTATTTTTCAGAGATGGAAAAGGTATAGAGGGACCAGTTTCTAAATCCCGTCCAGAAGAGATTTTACCCAAAGAGTATTCTCCAAGAGATTTTATGGAATCATATTATATACCGGCGCCAGGTGATACGGTGCAGTTTTCCGATCTCTCCATACGGGATTTCTTCTTCTCTTTTTCGCTACTCAAACAGGAGAACCCTTCAAAAGATGTCACTTTCGAGGCGAGGCTATACAGAAATGATGAGTTGTTGGAAAACTTTGTAATAGAAAATTTTTCACTGTATCAGGGGCCTCTCGACTCTCTCCCTGCTCAGCTTCGTCAGGACTGGTTATTTTGGGAGCGCCTAAGGGTTTATCTTGATCAATCATTTACCACTCCCCCCCACCTTTCTTTTGAAGTGTATCTGGAAGAAGAGAGGGTGGAATCATTTGTTTTGAACAATGATTATATTTTCCTACTTGCAGATAACTGGAAAGAGGGTACCGATTCCCGCTACTTTGGTCCTGTACGTTCATCTAAAGTACGGGGCAGACCATTTTCTGTTTTATGGTCCCGGGGTCAGGGACAAAGCAGGGTAGAAACATTAACGGCCCGATTTGGCCGGTTCATAAAATAG
- a CDS encoding Mur ligase family protein has protein sequence MYISVNGKKVSRIHFTGILGSGMSAIAQFLRWKGLAISGSDRQISKTKSNPSMNILSAMGCELTPQDGSGIKETTDAICVSTAIENSNPDILAATEKGIPVFHRSDILASVVSTHKTIAVAGTSGKSTVTAMIFELLFSCGYSPSLLSGAALKRLVHQGLIGNAFKGSSDLLVIEADESDGTLVKYHPWISLILNVSKDHKPVDEVLSLFKQLSEQSKNCLINGDDERLKEISATMRFGLNRTNDFYPQEVQCSALCSKISLNDHEYTLPLPGNHNASNLMAALSVCSFFDCDPKRLVQATETFKGVDRRFAITQTASGVTVIDDFAHNPEKIKAAVSAARAVSESLFVIYQPHGFGPTRFLKNDYAEVFRTVLGEKDSLFLLPVYYAGGSAVMDIQSRDLITLMGPVPFSAKAAEGKEKLLETIKQRITQSCVLLMGARDPSLPQFAEQIIDALGGKKSDPD, from the coding sequence TTGTATATATCGGTTAATGGAAAAAAGGTTTCTCGAATTCATTTCACAGGTATTCTGGGCAGTGGTATGAGTGCAATAGCTCAGTTTCTGCGCTGGAAGGGGCTTGCAATCAGCGGCTCAGATCGTCAGATTTCAAAAACAAAATCTAACCCCTCAATGAATATCCTCTCAGCTATGGGCTGTGAGTTAACACCCCAGGATGGAAGCGGGATTAAGGAAACCACCGACGCGATCTGTGTTTCAACAGCAATAGAGAACAGTAATCCTGACATTTTAGCTGCCACAGAAAAAGGGATCCCGGTTTTTCATCGCTCGGATATTCTCGCATCGGTGGTATCAACGCATAAAACCATTGCCGTTGCTGGAACGAGCGGAAAATCTACCGTTACAGCTATGATTTTTGAGCTTCTGTTTTCATGTGGTTACAGCCCCTCTCTTTTAAGCGGTGCGGCACTTAAAAGACTTGTTCATCAGGGGCTTATTGGTAACGCTTTTAAAGGGAGCTCGGATCTGCTTGTTATTGAAGCAGATGAAAGCGATGGAACTCTGGTTAAATATCATCCCTGGATTAGCCTTATTCTCAATGTTTCAAAAGATCACAAGCCGGTGGATGAAGTTCTTTCGCTATTTAAGCAACTCTCAGAGCAGTCAAAAAACTGCCTTATAAATGGTGACGATGAGCGCCTGAAGGAGATCAGCGCCACAATGCGCTTTGGACTAAATCGTACTAATGATTTCTATCCTCAGGAAGTGCAGTGTTCAGCCCTCTGCAGTAAAATCTCCCTTAATGACCATGAGTATACCCTGCCTCTGCCCGGCAACCATAATGCTTCAAATCTTATGGCTGCCCTTAGTGTATGTAGTTTTTTTGATTGTGACCCCAAACGTTTGGTTCAGGCTACAGAGACGTTTAAAGGTGTGGACAGACGTTTTGCAATCACCCAAACAGCTTCAGGAGTTACGGTTATAGATGATTTTGCTCACAACCCAGAGAAGATCAAAGCTGCGGTTAGTGCGGCCAGAGCCGTGTCTGAATCGCTGTTTGTGATTTACCAACCTCACGGCTTTGGCCCTACACGGTTTTTAAAGAACGACTATGCAGAAGTGTTCAGAACAGTTCTCGGTGAAAAAGATTCCCTTTTTCTGTTACCGGTTTACTATGCAGGGGGCTCAGCCGTAATGGATATACAATCAAGGGACCTTATTACCCTAATGGGCCCTGTTCCGTTTTCAGCAAAAGCTGCAGAGGGAAAAGAGAAGCTTCTTGAAACTATAAAACAGCGGATAACCCAGAGTTGCGTGCTGCTTATGGGAGCACGTGATCCATCTTTGCCACAATTTGCAGAACAGATCATTGATGCTCTCGGTGGGAAAAAATCTGACCCGGATTGA
- a CDS encoding L,D-transpeptidase has product MKKNREQEIRKSLLGLLPSIPDQCIDINLSSQEMCVTLNDGRHLLYPVSSSRFGIGNEEGSLKTPTGVHSIIQKIGAGSQPGTIFKSRKNTGMIWKPGMDEENMILSRILRLKGLEPGKNSGPGIDSYDRYIYIHGTNREQDIGTPLSHGCICMRNADIVELFDIIEENTIVYIG; this is encoded by the coding sequence ATGAAAAAAAACAGAGAACAAGAGATCCGTAAGAGTCTTCTGGGACTACTACCTTCTATACCCGACCAATGTATCGACATTAATTTAAGCAGCCAGGAGATGTGTGTTACCCTCAACGATGGCCGCCACCTTCTGTATCCCGTTTCCAGCTCCAGATTTGGCATTGGAAATGAGGAAGGCTCCTTAAAGACACCAACCGGAGTACATAGTATAATTCAAAAAATAGGGGCTGGTTCTCAACCCGGTACAATATTTAAGTCCCGAAAAAACACAGGGATGATCTGGAAACCGGGGATGGATGAGGAGAATATGATTCTAAGCCGAATACTGCGTCTCAAGGGCCTTGAGCCAGGAAAAAACAGTGGCCCGGGCATCGACTCTTACGACCGATATATCTATATTCATGGTACAAACCGAGAACAGGATATCGGCACCCCTTTAAGCCACGGTTGCATTTGTATGCGAAATGCAGATATAGTTGAATTGTTTGATATTATAGAGGAGAATACTATTGTATATATCGGTTAA
- the rsfS gene encoding ribosome silencing factor, which yields MNNHKPLEGKQLVDIITENLQERLAEKITIINLQSVPGTSSDWFIVCQADNTSHTKAIAESVLKELKAKHTYPWHQEGVQDGRWVLIDYTDVVVHIMLPEIREYYDLENLWKEVEKTTIS from the coding sequence GTGAATAATCACAAACCACTTGAGGGAAAGCAGCTTGTCGATATAATTACCGAAAACCTTCAGGAAAGACTTGCAGAGAAAATCACAATTATTAACCTTCAATCTGTTCCCGGTACCTCCTCTGATTGGTTCATAGTGTGCCAGGCAGACAACACTTCACACACTAAAGCTATTGCTGAAAGTGTACTTAAAGAGCTAAAGGCTAAACACACTTACCCCTGGCATCAGGAAGGGGTGCAGGATGGGCGTTGGGTACTTATCGATTACACTGATGTAGTAGTACACATTATGCTCCCTGAGATAAGAGAGTATTACGATCTGGAAAACTTATGGAAAGAAGTAGAGAAAACCACTATTTCCTGA
- a CDS encoding Tex-like N-terminal domain-containing protein, with the protein MIEFSKKIVEKWALSEEMAERICRSYERGDSPFYLSEYSPHIAVELDLPTLWEVFDYLKEMENLSAKKKRALNALKKAGELNPVVENQVALSTKPYELDDLVVPLRPNPRSKGQVASKKGLKEIALKIALQEEEELSPEDMVADFVGTHPTLKSVADVVQGIKDILAEQFAFDETVRAMSREFVFEDGFFEVAPKSKKDPAFASYVGKLIPFNEVGKEELLGFLTAEEKKQIKLKVGVQLFRITELLRHHFIENPDSTAFDLICEVIDDMWVRLLHPVIEKDIKENLRKEAETWASKEIFSGLRVSLQESKNRGNLFVIDASPKKNVLIAAVSGQGNLLGATTEKKRPEKNVSASEKLRQFYQRHKPMQILLVENESVEMAEKLVEKLVNQENSVEVIKIKSERKKKLPSDSEYMAQNFAFLEPEMLHLYSLAILHLKPVNLVSKIGTAYYQVHPMQERLPEEQFIEIADRLLVQEELVKGISIKEILDSPLEKFKSLSSETLQEIKNKESEGQIFTKDDLLKVKGVSETAFRNISGFIVVPTAEAPLNRTTVHPDNFPVIDSISDQLNISIDTIMSNPDKIKSYDVDDASVKAYITTKLVSQIKVGQRFVTQAPPKIRRKLKLNEITEGVVVSGRVTNVTPFGVFVNINAVCDGLIHISQLADEFVETPDQVVSVGDKIDVRILKVDVKKRRISLSMKNLGNKAPKVRPSKGQLDNLADFFKNR; encoded by the coding sequence ATGATAGAATTTTCAAAAAAAATAGTAGAAAAGTGGGCCCTTTCTGAAGAGATGGCAGAACGTATTTGTCGCTCTTATGAAAGGGGAGATTCTCCTTTTTACCTCAGTGAGTATTCACCTCATATTGCAGTAGAGCTTGATCTACCAACACTGTGGGAAGTATTCGACTATCTTAAGGAGATGGAAAATCTTTCAGCCAAGAAAAAACGCGCACTGAATGCGCTTAAAAAGGCTGGTGAACTGAATCCTGTAGTCGAAAACCAGGTAGCGTTATCAACAAAGCCCTATGAGCTGGATGACCTTGTTGTTCCATTGCGTCCCAATCCGCGTTCCAAAGGACAGGTCGCTTCGAAAAAAGGTCTTAAAGAGATCGCTTTAAAGATAGCACTGCAGGAGGAGGAAGAACTTTCTCCCGAAGACATGGTTGCCGATTTTGTGGGTACCCATCCAACTCTTAAGAGCGTTGCAGATGTGGTCCAGGGGATCAAAGATATCCTTGCTGAGCAATTTGCCTTCGATGAGACGGTCAGGGCAATGTCACGAGAGTTTGTGTTTGAGGACGGTTTTTTTGAAGTCGCGCCTAAAAGCAAAAAAGATCCTGCCTTCGCCTCATATGTTGGTAAACTTATTCCCTTTAATGAAGTAGGGAAAGAAGAGTTACTTGGTTTTCTAACTGCAGAGGAAAAGAAGCAGATAAAACTTAAGGTGGGAGTTCAGTTATTTAGAATCACAGAATTGCTCCGCCACCATTTTATCGAAAATCCAGATTCCACAGCCTTCGATCTGATTTGTGAAGTGATTGATGATATGTGGGTGCGGTTGTTGCATCCGGTGATTGAAAAAGACATCAAGGAAAACTTACGCAAAGAAGCCGAAACATGGGCTTCTAAAGAAATATTTTCAGGGCTTAGAGTGTCGCTTCAAGAGAGTAAAAACAGAGGAAATCTGTTTGTGATTGATGCCTCTCCCAAGAAAAATGTTCTTATCGCAGCTGTTAGTGGGCAAGGTAATCTGCTTGGTGCTACTACTGAGAAAAAAAGGCCCGAGAAAAATGTATCTGCCAGCGAAAAACTACGCCAGTTTTACCAGCGCCATAAACCTATGCAGATTCTTTTAGTGGAAAATGAATCTGTAGAGATGGCAGAAAAATTGGTCGAAAAGTTAGTAAATCAGGAAAATTCGGTTGAAGTTATAAAAATTAAATCTGAACGCAAAAAGAAGTTACCTTCAGATTCAGAGTATATGGCTCAAAATTTTGCTTTCCTTGAGCCTGAAATGCTTCATTTGTATTCACTGGCTATTCTTCACCTCAAACCGGTAAATCTGGTATCTAAAATTGGTACTGCTTATTACCAGGTTCATCCAATGCAGGAAAGGTTGCCAGAGGAACAATTTATCGAAATAGCGGACAGGTTGCTCGTACAGGAGGAACTTGTAAAAGGAATCAGTATAAAGGAAATTCTGGATTCACCACTGGAAAAATTTAAATCCTTAAGCAGTGAAACACTTCAGGAGATAAAAAACAAGGAATCAGAGGGTCAGATTTTTACCAAAGATGACCTGCTGAAAGTAAAAGGTGTAAGTGAAACTGCTTTCAGAAACATTTCGGGTTTTATTGTGGTGCCAACCGCCGAAGCGCCACTTAACAGGACAACTGTTCATCCAGACAATTTTCCTGTAATAGATAGTATTAGCGATCAGCTCAATATATCTATTGACACTATTATGTCAAATCCAGACAAAATAAAATCATATGATGTTGATGATGCATCCGTAAAAGCTTATATCACCACAAAGCTTGTTTCACAGATAAAGGTCGGACAGCGTTTTGTTACCCAGGCTCCTCCAAAAATAAGAAGAAAGCTAAAGCTTAATGAAATTACAGAGGGTGTGGTTGTATCCGGACGCGTTACAAATGTAACACCTTTTGGTGTTTTTGTGAATATTAATGCTGTGTGTGATGGATTAATTCATATATCGCAATTAGCTGATGAATTTGTTGAAACACCTGACCAGGTGGTTTCAGTGGGTGATAAAATAGATGTGCGTATTCTTAAGGTTGATGTAAAAAAGAGAAGGATTTCGCTTTCTATGAAAAATCTTGGAAATAAAGCTCCTAAAGTTCGCCCATCCAAAGGACAGCTCGATAATCTTGCCGATTTCTTCAAAAACAGATAA
- a CDS encoding TIGR00730 family Rossman fold protein: protein MSVEQTAPSVHEDTWRIFRIMAEFVDGFETLSSMGPNITIFGSARTAKNHEHYKMTVETARLAAKEGYGVITGGGPGIMEAANKGASMENGSSIGLNISLPFEQMPNPHIKTLINFKHFFIRKVMFLKYTSAVIIMPGGYGTLDELFETLTLVQTQKVAELPLILMGKDFWKGLLDWLNDTMLAHKYILPADMSLMKMTDDPAEAIDMIKKHGHTKEVVPNFV from the coding sequence ATGTCTGTGGAACAAACTGCTCCTTCTGTGCATGAAGACACCTGGCGAATATTTCGTATTATGGCGGAATTTGTTGATGGTTTTGAAACACTTTCAAGCATGGGGCCTAATATAACGATTTTTGGCAGCGCCCGTACGGCAAAAAATCACGAACACTACAAAATGACTGTGGAAACTGCCCGTCTTGCAGCCAAGGAGGGGTATGGTGTAATTACTGGTGGTGGGCCAGGAATAATGGAAGCTGCAAATAAGGGTGCATCAATGGAAAATGGAAGCTCTATTGGTCTCAACATTTCGCTTCCATTTGAGCAGATGCCAAATCCTCACATAAAGACTCTGATTAATTTCAAACATTTTTTCATAAGAAAAGTTATGTTTCTTAAGTACACTTCCGCGGTAATTATTATGCCGGGTGGGTATGGTACACTGGATGAGTTGTTTGAGACCTTAACGCTGGTTCAGACCCAAAAAGTTGCTGAGCTGCCTCTGATTTTGATGGGCAAGGATTTTTGGAAAGGCCTTTTGGATTGGTTGAATGATACTATGTTAGCTCATAAATATATTCTTCCAGCCGATATGTCTCTTATGAAGATGACCGATGATCCAGCCGAAGCAATAGATATGATAAAGAAGCATGGTCATACCAAAGAAGTGGTTCCCAATTTCGTGTGA
- the lepA gene encoding translation elongation factor 4: MITPEYIRNFCIIAHIDHGKSTLADRFLEITGTISKEKMQSQVLDDMDLERERGITIKSHPIRMKYSANDGNTYQFNLIDTPGHVDFSYEVSRSLAACEGAILVVDASQGIEAQTLTNIFLAMENDLTIIPVMNKVDLPSARPEEIASQISDLLGCDKDSILSCSAKTGEGIKPILEQVITEIPPPKDRSGQPLQSLVFDSIFDSFRGAVAYVRVFEGELAKGQQIKFFSTGKVFEVDEVGYFLMGRVPVKSLKTGEVGYIIASIKTVSDINIGDTITTRINGTEKPIPGYREVKPMVFSGIYPVDKGDYEDLRSALEKLRLNDSSISYEPETSTALGFGFRAGFLGLLHMEIIQERLLREFNVNIITTVPNVQYQVYLKNDTQVEIDSPARLPAQQDVDYISEPISKVQIITPTDYVGPIMKLCEEKRGKLKNMEYLEITRVCLNYDIPLAELIIDFFDKLKSCSRGYASMDYETGGYERNDLIKLDILINGSPVDAFSSIIHREKAFTFGQMLTTKLKELIPRQNYEVAIQAAIGTKVIARTTVKAYRKDVTAKCYGGDISRKRKLLEKQKEGKKRMKQVGNIEIPQEAFLAVLSRE; this comes from the coding sequence GTGATAACTCCCGAATATATCAGAAATTTTTGTATTATCGCCCATATTGATCATGGAAAATCCACTCTGGCCGACCGGTTCCTTGAAATAACAGGTACCATAAGCAAGGAAAAAATGCAAAGCCAGGTTCTGGATGATATGGATCTGGAAAGAGAACGTGGTATTACAATTAAATCTCACCCTATCAGAATGAAATACTCGGCTAATGATGGCAACACCTATCAGTTTAATCTTATTGATACACCGGGCCATGTAGATTTTTCCTATGAAGTTTCCCGCTCGCTTGCAGCATGTGAAGGTGCAATTCTTGTGGTTGATGCCAGTCAGGGCATCGAAGCTCAAACGCTAACCAACATCTTCCTTGCAATGGAAAACGACCTTACCATTATTCCGGTAATGAATAAAGTTGACCTGCCTTCAGCACGACCAGAAGAGATTGCAAGTCAAATCTCGGACCTTCTTGGTTGCGATAAAGATTCAATACTTTCATGCAGTGCTAAAACCGGCGAGGGTATAAAGCCTATACTCGAACAGGTCATCACCGAAATACCTCCACCCAAAGACCGCTCCGGCCAACCACTACAGTCTCTGGTCTTTGACTCAATATTCGACTCTTTCAGAGGTGCTGTTGCCTATGTGCGCGTGTTTGAAGGAGAGCTTGCAAAGGGACAGCAAATAAAGTTTTTCTCTACAGGAAAAGTGTTTGAAGTTGATGAGGTTGGGTATTTTCTCATGGGACGGGTACCGGTAAAATCTCTTAAGACCGGTGAAGTAGGCTATATCATTGCAAGTATTAAAACAGTTTCAGATATTAATATTGGTGACACAATTACTACCCGGATCAATGGCACAGAAAAGCCGATTCCAGGGTATCGCGAAGTCAAACCGATGGTCTTTAGTGGTATCTATCCTGTAGATAAAGGTGATTATGAGGACCTAAGGTCAGCTCTTGAGAAGTTGCGCCTCAACGACTCTTCCATAAGCTATGAGCCGGAAACATCCACTGCTCTGGGGTTTGGATTTCGAGCTGGTTTTCTGGGCCTGCTTCATATGGAGATTATTCAGGAACGACTGCTCAGAGAGTTCAATGTAAATATTATAACGACCGTGCCGAATGTTCAGTACCAGGTTTATCTCAAAAACGACACACAAGTAGAGATCGACAGCCCGGCCAGACTTCCTGCTCAGCAGGATGTTGACTATATTAGTGAGCCGATTTCAAAAGTACAGATAATTACCCCTACCGATTATGTAGGCCCGATTATGAAGCTCTGTGAAGAGAAGCGTGGTAAGCTTAAAAATATGGAATACCTTGAAATAACCCGCGTTTGTCTCAATTATGATATACCTCTTGCAGAACTGATTATCGACTTTTTCGATAAGCTAAAGAGCTGCTCAAGAGGTTATGCTTCAATGGATTACGAGACGGGTGGGTATGAACGCAATGACCTTATCAAACTGGACATTTTGATTAATGGTAGCCCCGTTGATGCATTTTCATCAATCATACACCGGGAAAAAGCCTTTACCTTTGGCCAGATGCTCACTACTAAACTAAAAGAACTGATACCAAGGCAAAATTATGAAGTAGCAATTCAGGCTGCTATCGGCACAAAAGTTATCGCCCGTACAACGGTGAAAGCTTACCGCAAAGATGTGACTGCTAAATGCTACGGCGGTGACATCTCCAGAAAGCGAAAACTCCTTGAAAAACAGAAGGAGGGTAAAAAACGTATGAAACAGGTAGGAAACATAGAGATACCTCAGGAAGCCTTCCTGGCAGTACTAAGCAGGGAATAA